The following coding sequences lie in one Spinacia oleracea cultivar Varoflay chromosome 1, BTI_SOV_V1, whole genome shotgun sequence genomic window:
- the LOC110777292 gene encoding protein WHAT'S THIS FACTOR 1 homolog, chloroplastic has protein sequence MALLMHVPLSKIGRPYFGFKSSFLPPITMDSIARDVKGFVSMRKLKKGSLSICCSAPKLVRDRSLDRHVVKQNRIRFVQKLRTLLLSKPKHYMSIHVLSKCRSYLALTKPRSIVSMIQRYPTFFELFYVPYPPVPLNATKTNSQLCVRLTPAAESLSMREAHLKSTASATMANKLQKLLMLSPHRRLVLSKIAHLGPDLGLPTNFRSRLCNEYPGKFKTVDTSYGRALELVSWDPNLANPIAKIRNHSQELIVDRPLKFKLVKLRKGMSVKRRHHDFLIKFEELPDICPYKTSFEEFQKVSIEAEKRACSVVREILGMTVERRTLIDHLTHFRKDFGLPNKLRGMLVRHPELFYVSLKGQRDSVFLVEAYDDNGELIHKDEGLLIKDHLFELVKQGKRIRKERKLALANNDSIFNEQPVAVVDQELEPFDDSIEDDGFEDLFDWNDTDFEIYEEDSDEEYVQPVDVNVEQPFWSSEGSVRGHEDGDTSERW, from the coding sequence ATGGCATTGCTTATGCATGTCCCTTTATCTAAAATAGGGAGGCCTTATTTTGGTTTCAAATCGAGCTTTCTACCCCCAATAACAATGGATAGCATTGCTAGAGATGTTAAAGGTTTTGTTTCTATGAGGAAATTAAAAAAAGGGTCGCTCTCCATTTGCTGTTCAGCTCCAAAGCTTGTACGGGATCGCTCATTAGACAGGCATGTGGTAAAGCAAAATAGAATCCGGTTTGTGCAGAAGCTTAGGACTTTGCTTCTTTCAAAACCTAAACACTACATGTCTATCCATGTTCTTTCCAAATGCCGTTCGTACTTGGCTTTAACAAAACCTCGATCTATTGTCTCCATGATCCAACGGTATCCTACCTTTTTCGAGCTCTTCTACGTACCATATCCACCTGTTCCACTTAATGCAACTAAAACAAACTCTCAACTATGTGTGCGTTTAACCCCTGCTGCTGAATCACTTTCTATGCGAGAAGCCCATCTTAAGTCTACTGCTTCTGCTACGATGGCCAACAagcttcaaaagcttctcatgCTTTCTCCTCATAGGAGGCTTGTTTTGTCAAAGATTGCCCATTTGGGCCCTGATCTCGGTCTACCAACCAATTTTAGGTCTCGTCTTTGCAATGAGTATCCTGGAAAGTTCAAGACTGTTGATACATCCTATGGTCGTGCGCTAGAACTTGTATCTTGGGATCCAAATTTAGCAAACCCAATTGCAAAAATTAGAAATCACTCACAAGAGCTAATAGTGGACCGGCCCTTGAAATTTAAGCTGGTGAAACTAAGAAAGGGAATGAGTGTGAAGCGACGCCATCATGATTTTTTGATTAAATTTGAAGAGTTGCCAGATATATGTCCATATAAGACTTCGTTTGAGGAATTTCAGAAAGTTTCTATTGAAGCAGAAAAGAGGGCTTGTAGTGTTGTGAGGGAAATTTTGGGGATGACAGTTGAAAGGAGAACTTTGATTGACCATTTGACACATTTCAGGAAGGATTTTGGCCTACCAAACAAGTTAAGGGGTATGTTGGTTCGTCATCCGGAGCTTTTCTATGTAAGTTTGAAGGGACAGAGGGACTCAGTGTTCTTGGTTGAGGCATATGATGATAACGGTGAACTCATCCATAAGGACGAAGGTCTACTTATCAAAGACCATTTGTTTGAGTTGGTCAAGCAAGGCAAGCgaataagaaaagaaaggaaattgGCCTTAGCTAATAATGACAGTATCTTTAATGAGCAACCTGTCGCTGTTGTTGACCAGGAGCTGGAACCTTTTGATGATTCTATTGAAGATGATGGATTTGAGGATCTGTTTGACTGGAATGATacagattttgaaatttatgaGGAAGACAGTGATGAGGAGTATGTTCAACCAGTGGACGTCAATGTAGAACAGCCATTCTGGAGCTCAGAAGGTTCTGTAAGGGGTCATGAAGATGGTGATACTTCTGAGCGCTGGTAG